A window from Drosophila simulans strain w501 chromosome 4, Prin_Dsim_3.1, whole genome shotgun sequence encodes these proteins:
- the LOC6724694 gene encoding zwei Ig domain protein zig-8 isoform X2, with translation MPLQWLAPAFNLFAPFTNKCTNDLTNSERPFFDDISPRNVSAVVDEIAILRCRVKNKGNRTVSWMRKRDLHILTTNIYTYTGDQRFSVIHPPGSEDWDLKIDYAQPRDSGVYECQVNTEPKINLAICLQIIADNDFQDLKTKKRFYDTKSARAKILGSTEIHVKRDSTIALACSVNIHAPSVIWYHGSSVVDFDSLRGGISLETEKTDIGTTSRLMLTRASLRDSGNYTCVPNGAIPASVRVHVLTGEQPAAMQTSSAIRSGAFTAMITIISAKVLLYISSLMEHVYLRER, from the exons ATGCCATTGCAATGGCTCGCTCcagcttttaatttgtttgcgcCTTTCACCAACAAATGTACCAATG ACCTAACCAATTCGGAGCGACCTTTCTTTGATGATATCAGCCCGAGAAATGTGTCGGCCGTAGTCGACGAAATCGCAATATTAAGATGTCGGGttaaaaacaaaggaaatcGCACG GTATCATGGATGCGTAAACGGGACCTTCACATTCTTACAACGAACATTTATACGTACACCGGCGATCAACGATTTTCTGTAATACATCCACCAGGCAGTGAAGATTGGGACTTAAAAATTGATTATGCACAGCCTAGAGACAGTGGCGTATATGAGTGTCAAGTGAATACCGAGCctaaaataaatttagcaatttgtttgcaaataaTAG CTGACAACGACTTTCAAGACCTTAAAACTAAAAAGCGGTTTTACGACACAAAGT CGGCTAGAGCAAAAATTCTGGGATCGACGGAAATTCATGTAAAACGGGATAGCACTATTGCCCTGGCTTGCTCTGTTAATATACATGCACCATCTGTGATTTG GTATCATGGCTCATCAGTTGTTGACTTTGATTCACTTCGCGGAGGAATAAGTTTAGAAACGGAAAAAACTGATATAGGAACAACGAGTCGATTGATGCTAACGCGAGCCTCATTAAGGGATTCTGGAAACTATACATGCGTTCCAAATGGAGCCATTCCAGCTTCTGTTAGGGTTCACGTTTTAACTG GTGAGCAGCCTGCAGCAATGCAAACAAGTTCTGCCATTCGGAGTGGGGCTTTCACTGCAATGATAACTATCATATCAGCAAAAGTGTTGTTATATATTTCAAGTCTTATGGAGCATGTGTATCTAAGAGAAAGATGA
- the LOC6724694 gene encoding zwei Ig domain protein zig-8 isoform X1, with protein sequence MSRGKHATFLNNSPIKIKPFIILVLNLNIWCQYISATSYLSLNDLTNSERPFFDDISPRNVSAVVDEIAILRCRVKNKGNRTVSWMRKRDLHILTTNIYTYTGDQRFSVIHPPGSEDWDLKIDYAQPRDSGVYECQVNTEPKINLAICLQIIADNDFQDLKTKKRFYDTKSARAKILGSTEIHVKRDSTIALACSVNIHAPSVIWYHGSSVVDFDSLRGGISLETEKTDIGTTSRLMLTRASLRDSGNYTCVPNGAIPASVRVHVLTGEQPAAMQTSSAIRSGAFTAMITIISAKVLLYISSLMEHVYLRER encoded by the exons ATGTCGCGTGGCAAACATGCCACATTCTTAAATAATTcgccaattaaaatcaaaccaTTCATTATATTAGtcttgaatttaaatatatggtGTCAATATATTAGTGCAACTTCATATTTAAGCCTGAACG ACCTAACCAATTCGGAGCGACCTTTCTTTGATGATATCAGCCCGAGAAATGTGTCGGCCGTAGTCGACGAAATCGCAATATTAAGATGTCGGGttaaaaacaaaggaaatcGCACG GTATCATGGATGCGTAAACGGGACCTTCACATTCTTACAACGAACATTTATACGTACACCGGCGATCAACGATTTTCTGTAATACATCCACCAGGCAGTGAAGATTGGGACTTAAAAATTGATTATGCACAGCCTAGAGACAGTGGCGTATATGAGTGTCAAGTGAATACCGAGCctaaaataaatttagcaatttgtttgcaaataaTAG CTGACAACGACTTTCAAGACCTTAAAACTAAAAAGCGGTTTTACGACACAAAGT CGGCTAGAGCAAAAATTCTGGGATCGACGGAAATTCATGTAAAACGGGATAGCACTATTGCCCTGGCTTGCTCTGTTAATATACATGCACCATCTGTGATTTG GTATCATGGCTCATCAGTTGTTGACTTTGATTCACTTCGCGGAGGAATAAGTTTAGAAACGGAAAAAACTGATATAGGAACAACGAGTCGATTGATGCTAACGCGAGCCTCATTAAGGGATTCTGGAAACTATACATGCGTTCCAAATGGAGCCATTCCAGCTTCTGTTAGGGTTCACGTTTTAACTG GTGAGCAGCCTGCAGCAATGCAAACAAGTTCTGCCATTCGGAGTGGGGCTTTCACTGCAATGATAACTATCATATCAGCAAAAGTGTTGTTATATATTTCAAGTCTTATGGAGCATGTGTATCTAAGAGAAAGATGA